The sequence CCGGTTGGCAGCCTGTTGCCGGCGCAGCGGCAATTGTCGGAGGAACTGGAGATCAGCCGCGCGTCGCTGCGAGAAGCGCTGTCGACGCTCGAGGCGCTCGGCATGCTGACGATCCGCGCGGGCAAGGGTGTCTACGTGGAAAGCGCGACGGCGATGAACGGGCACGCCTGGCGCTTCGCCGATCAATCGTCGCTGCCGGACACGTATCAGATGCGCTACGCGCTCGAAGGCTTCGCAGCGCGCATGGCCGCCCTCGCGATCAGCGATGCCGACCTCGCCTGGTTCGACGACAACATGGATGCGCTGCACGCCGCGCTCACCCATGGCGACCTCGACGAAGCCTCGCAGCTCGACTTCGAGTTCCATATGCGCATCATCGGGATCGCGGGCAATTCGGCGATCGATACGGTCTTGCGCGGCAGCGCCGAAATCATGAAGGAGAGCCAGCGCCTGCCGTTCTATCAGCGCGAGTTGCTGCTGTCGACGTATCACGAGCACCGCGCCATTCTCGATGCGCTGAGAGCACGCGACAGCGAGGGCGCGGGGCGCGCGATCGAAGCGCACATCGCGGCAGCGGCTCAGCGCGCCGGGGTGCATTTTCCGACGCCGCCGCGATCGGCCGAGACGAACGAGGCGCCGCTGCCGGTTTCCGCCTCGGCTTCGCGCTGATCGAAGCGATGCGAAGAACGCCGCGCGCATAAAAAAAACCGCTCCGAGGAGCGGTTTTTTTGCGCCGGCGCAGCGGCGTTACATGCCGTGCGCCGACGCTAAAACGACAACTGAATGCCGCTTACTGCGCGTTCGCGAGCGCGACAGCCGTATCGAGCATGCGG comes from Trinickia violacea and encodes:
- a CDS encoding FadR/GntR family transcriptional regulator; translation: MVVRPVGVLSKMKNVTHTVTDAATSTIRERIESGLYPVGSLLPAQRQLSEELEISRASLREALSTLEALGMLTIRAGKGVYVESATAMNGHAWRFADQSSLPDTYQMRYALEGFAARMAALAISDADLAWFDDNMDALHAALTHGDLDEASQLDFEFHMRIIGIAGNSAIDTVLRGSAEIMKESQRLPFYQRELLLSTYHEHRAILDALRARDSEGAGRAIEAHIAAAAQRAGVHFPTPPRSAETNEAPLPVSASASR